One segment of Haloplanus natans DSM 17983 DNA contains the following:
- a CDS encoding glutaredoxin family protein, with protein MSRLELYDRQDCPYSQKVRDKLEELGVDYDETVVPDKHTDRDEVHERTGQRGVPVLFDPSLDDGWLADSDAIVTHLERTYG; from the coding sequence ATGAGCCGTCTGGAACTGTACGACAGGCAGGACTGTCCGTATTCGCAGAAGGTGCGGGACAAACTCGAGGAACTGGGCGTCGACTACGACGAGACGGTAGTGCCGGACAAGCACACCGACCGCGACGAGGTTCACGAACGCACCGGACAGCGGGGCGTTCCGGTACTGTTCGATCCGTCCCTCGACGACGGCTGGCTCGCCGATAGCGATGCCATCGTGACTCACCTCGAACGTACCTACGGCTGA
- a CDS encoding cupin domain-containing protein encodes MGYHVVDPSAIEPFPDREAEPRSISQAAGLPKRDAKLGLRTYTAAPGEQLPAMYHYHDEQVEAFFVVDGTLHVETPEGEFTVPEEQVFLVEPGNPHRAFNPSDADAPVQVLAIGAPSVEDHHRYHPDDD; translated from the coding sequence ATGGGCTATCACGTCGTCGACCCGTCGGCGATCGAACCGTTTCCCGACCGTGAGGCCGAACCCCGATCGATCAGCCAAGCGGCTGGTCTGCCAAAACGCGATGCCAAACTCGGTCTCCGGACGTACACCGCCGCTCCGGGTGAGCAACTCCCGGCGATGTACCACTACCACGACGAGCAGGTCGAGGCGTTTTTCGTCGTCGACGGGACGCTCCACGTCGAGACGCCGGAGGGAGAGTTCACTGTTCCGGAAGAGCAGGTCTTTCTCGTCGAGCCGGGGAATCCCCACCGCGCGTTCAACCCTTCGGACGCCGACGCTCCCGTCCAGGTTCTCGCTATCGGTGCCCCGTCGGTCGAGGATCACCACCGCTACCACCCCGACGACGACTGA
- a CDS encoding DUF2080 family transposase-associated protein produces MDRFEIEGEEVLDGTAKPSGNSAHVIVPKRWRGADVKVVRVSEPSSDE; encoded by the coding sequence ATGGATAGGTTTGAAATCGAAGGCGAAGAAGTCCTCGACGGAACCGCAAAACCGTCGGGGAATAGCGCCCACGTTATCGTTCCCAAACGCTGGCGCGGAGCCGACGTGAAAGTCGTCCGCGTCTCCGAACCAAGTTCAGACGAGTAG